One window of the Pradoshia eiseniae genome contains the following:
- the upp gene encoding uracil phosphoribosyltransferase has product MGKVYVFDHPLIQHKLTYIRDKNTGTKEFRELVDEVATLMAFEITRDLPLEEVEIETPVGKATSKTIAGKKVALVPILRAGLGMVDGMLKIIPAAKVGHVGLYRDPETLKPVEYYVKLPADVEEREFIVVDPMLATGGSAVDAISAIKKRGAKNIKFMCLVAAPEGVKAVEEAHPDVDIFIAALDEKLNDHGYIVPGLGDAGDRLFGTK; this is encoded by the coding sequence ATGGGAAAAGTATACGTTTTTGACCATCCATTAATTCAACATAAGCTTACGTACATACGTGACAAGAATACGGGTACTAAAGAATTCAGAGAGCTGGTTGATGAGGTTGCAACACTTATGGCCTTTGAAATCACGCGTGATCTCCCGCTTGAGGAAGTAGAAATTGAAACTCCTGTCGGCAAAGCAACATCCAAAACCATCGCCGGTAAAAAAGTAGCCCTTGTACCAATCCTGCGCGCAGGACTCGGTATGGTGGACGGCATGCTCAAAATCATCCCAGCTGCAAAGGTTGGACATGTTGGTTTATACAGAGACCCAGAAACCTTGAAGCCGGTTGAGTACTACGTGAAGCTTCCAGCTGACGTAGAAGAAAGAGAATTCATCGTTGTTGACCCGATGCTTGCAACAGGCGGATCTGCTGTTGATGCCATCAGTGCCATCAAAAAACGCGGTGCGAAAAACATTAAATTTATGTGCCTTGTCGCAGCTCCAGAAGGCGTGAAAGCCGTTGAAGAAGCTCACCCGGATGTGGACATCTTCATCGCAGCCCTTGATGAGAAGCTAAATGACCACGGATACATCGTACCAGGTCTTGGTGACGCTGGAGACAGATTGTTCGGAACTAAATAA
- a CDS encoding S8 family serine peptidase → MLTCFQRISAILLLIVFILPMVVHAASRSSPVETVIIETMEEVPVKKAIQSLTEKYPSLVPRYQFSTVLHGFSADVSDTLIGKLEQEEVVWSVHRSAAIQAKIQESPIISVRPKSTFHTKKFTGKGVKVGVIDTGVDYTHPDLRKNYKGGYDVVDQDSDPMETRGNPKEATIHGTHVSGIIAADGRFKGIAPDADLYVYRALGPGGRGTTDQVIAAIERAVQDGMDIINLSLGDTVNGPDLPTSVALDEAVKKGVVSVVANGNDGPKAWTIGSPGTSSRAISVGASSVAARTKTISLGKGHDMKIMPVAGSAPWEYQHSMRIVDGGKGTRLREKQNGKIVIMQRGDITFKEKVKRAIRMQAAGVIIFNNEEGELNASIGMTSSIPVATMTKKDGERIRRAIKTGEPIAIVTKERLEEEKLASFSSRGPVIDNFGIKPDVIAPGVQINSTVPGGEYMALQGTSMAAPYVAGVCALLKEAHPDWTPQEIKSALMTTADPLTQYHTFEQGAGRVNPEKAIGEETLLSPPSLKFGLMKNGAVHRKTIIIHNKSKRRKRYTFKVPQKERFISWRVPRMFSLDGGEKKVVDITIELDDWMDKVAIKDGYLKIYEDGEEIRIPYLFAMKEPNYPIGRGLEAEYIKDLNAIEVNLYLPFGADEVEYSLYEYDSLIFADQLGVYKGVKKGLFKRKMKISKDFSSNFYEFVTKLKKGDKELVMRVPIYIGDVVK, encoded by the coding sequence ATGCTGACATGTTTTCAAAGGATATCAGCCATTTTGCTGTTGATAGTATTTATTTTGCCCATGGTTGTTCATGCTGCCAGCCGTTCAAGTCCGGTGGAGACGGTCATTATTGAGACGATGGAGGAGGTGCCGGTTAAGAAAGCGATTCAGTCACTAACTGAAAAGTATCCTTCTCTTGTTCCGCGGTACCAGTTCTCAACTGTACTGCATGGCTTTTCGGCTGATGTCTCAGATACTCTCATTGGCAAGCTTGAGCAAGAGGAGGTAGTGTGGTCCGTTCACCGCAGTGCGGCGATCCAGGCAAAGATTCAGGAATCCCCTATAATTTCTGTCCGTCCTAAATCTACTTTTCACACGAAAAAGTTTACGGGCAAGGGTGTCAAGGTGGGGGTTATTGATACAGGTGTCGATTACACCCACCCGGATCTTAGGAAGAATTATAAGGGTGGATATGATGTTGTCGACCAAGATAGTGATCCAATGGAAACAAGGGGTAACCCGAAAGAAGCGACAATTCATGGAACACATGTGTCTGGAATTATCGCGGCGGACGGACGCTTCAAAGGGATCGCTCCAGATGCAGATTTATATGTTTACCGTGCACTTGGGCCTGGCGGAAGAGGGACGACGGACCAAGTTATTGCCGCGATTGAACGGGCGGTGCAGGATGGAATGGATATTATCAACCTGTCACTAGGGGACACGGTGAATGGGCCGGACCTTCCGACTTCTGTGGCGCTTGATGAGGCGGTAAAAAAAGGCGTTGTGTCAGTTGTCGCGAATGGAAATGATGGCCCGAAGGCGTGGACGATTGGTTCCCCAGGCACGAGCAGCCGAGCGATCAGCGTAGGGGCAAGCTCTGTGGCTGCGCGGACTAAAACAATTAGCCTTGGCAAAGGACATGACATGAAGATAATGCCTGTCGCTGGTTCAGCCCCTTGGGAGTATCAGCATTCCATGCGAATAGTGGATGGCGGTAAAGGAACCCGTCTTCGTGAGAAGCAAAATGGCAAGATCGTGATTATGCAAAGGGGAGATATCACCTTTAAGGAGAAAGTAAAGCGGGCAATCCGGATGCAAGCAGCAGGGGTGATTATTTTTAATAATGAAGAAGGGGAATTAAATGCTTCCATCGGCATGACTTCTAGCATTCCGGTTGCGACGATGACGAAAAAGGATGGGGAGAGAATCCGTAGGGCCATAAAGACTGGGGAGCCGATTGCCATTGTTACGAAGGAGCGGCTGGAGGAAGAGAAGCTTGCTTCATTCAGTTCACGCGGGCCGGTGATTGACAACTTTGGCATCAAGCCCGATGTTATTGCACCTGGAGTGCAGATAAACAGCACCGTACCTGGCGGGGAATATATGGCCTTGCAGGGAACCAGTATGGCGGCCCCATATGTCGCCGGGGTATGCGCGCTGCTGAAGGAGGCTCATCCGGACTGGACACCGCAGGAAATTAAATCTGCCTTGATGACAACAGCCGACCCCCTCACGCAGTATCATACATTTGAGCAAGGTGCCGGAAGAGTCAACCCCGAAAAGGCTATCGGAGAAGAGACGCTTCTTTCACCACCCTCTCTAAAGTTTGGCTTAATGAAAAACGGTGCAGTGCATAGGAAAACCATCATTATCCATAATAAGAGCAAAAGAAGGAAGCGCTATACTTTTAAGGTTCCACAGAAGGAACGATTCATTTCCTGGCGGGTTCCTAGAATGTTCTCCTTAGACGGCGGTGAGAAAAAAGTTGTCGATATTACCATTGAACTTGACGATTGGATGGATAAGGTAGCCATAAAAGATGGATACTTAAAGATATACGAGGATGGAGAAGAAATACGCATTCCCTATTTATTTGCCATGAAGGAGCCTAATTACCCAATTGGTCGCGGTCTTGAGGCAGAATATATCAAGGATTTGAATGCGATTGAAGTCAATCTTTATTTGCCTTTTGGGGCGGATGAAGTGGAATATTCCTTGTATGAATATGATTCCTTGATCTTTGCTGATCAGTTAGGAGTGTATAAAGGGGTAAAGAAGGGACTTTTCAAGCGAAAAATGAAAATATCGAAGGATTTCTCGTCAAATTTTTACGAATTTGTGACGAAATTAAAAAAAGGTGACAAGGAATTAGTGATGAGAGTCCCCATTTACATTGGGGATGTTGTAAAATAG
- a CDS encoding AtpZ/AtpI family protein: MQKNKNHQSFRAIGLYSAVLSQLTGSVLVGIFIGRWLDEHYQMEPLFLILCLLAGLSAGVFAVVRTINYYFDGES; encoded by the coding sequence ATGCAGAAGAATAAAAATCATCAAAGCTTTCGTGCGATTGGTTTGTATTCTGCGGTCTTGTCACAACTGACAGGTTCCGTGCTGGTAGGGATTTTTATTGGTAGATGGCTTGATGAACATTATCAAATGGAACCTCTCTTTTTAATCCTTTGTCTCCTGGCTGGACTGTCCGCAGGCGTTTTCGCGGTAGTTCGTACAATTAACTACTACTTTGATGGAGAATCCTAA